Proteins encoded by one window of Elephas maximus indicus isolate mEleMax1 chromosome 5, mEleMax1 primary haplotype, whole genome shotgun sequence:
- the EPGN gene encoding epigen isoform X1, with protein MEGGLCVKDACPPFDTAMAAFTEEAAVTVTPPITIQQSNWTVNKTEADYAEGPIALKFSPPCLEDHNSYCINGVCAFHHELEKAICRCLTGYTGERCEHLTLTSYAMDSYEKYIAIGIGVGLLLSSFLAMFYCYIRKRCLKLKLPYNICSGGRPL; from the exons ATGgaaggaggcttgtgtgttaaaGATGCCTGTCCCCCATTTGATACAGCAATGGCGGCATTTACTGAAGAGGCAGCCGTCACTGTGACACCACCAATCACAATCCAGCAGAGTAACTGGACGGTTAACAAAACAGAAG CTGACTATGCAGAAGGACCCATAGCCTTGAAGTTCTCTCCTCCTTGCCTGGAAGACCACAATAGTTACTGCATCAATGGTGTTTGCGCATTCCACCATGAGCTGGAGAAAGCTATCTGCAG gtgtttaACTGGTTATACTGGAGAAAGGTGTGAGCACTTGACTTTAACTTCATATGCCATGGATTCTTATGAAAAATACATTGCAATTGGGATTGGCGTTGGATTACTATTAAGTAGTTTTCTTGCTATGTTTTACTGCTACATAAGAAAGAG GTGTCTGAAACTGAAATTGCCTTATAACATCTGCTCTGGAGGGAGACCACTGTGA
- the EPGN gene encoding epigen isoform X2, with translation MASGLPVSVYLLFNAMAAFTEEAAVTVTPPITIQQSNWTVNKTEADYAEGPIALKFSPPCLEDHNSYCINGVCAFHHELEKAICRCLTGYTGERCEHLTLTSYAMDSYEKYIAIGIGVGLLLSSFLAMFYCYIRKRCLKLKLPYNICSGGRPL, from the exons CAATGGCGGCATTTACTGAAGAGGCAGCCGTCACTGTGACACCACCAATCACAATCCAGCAGAGTAACTGGACGGTTAACAAAACAGAAG CTGACTATGCAGAAGGACCCATAGCCTTGAAGTTCTCTCCTCCTTGCCTGGAAGACCACAATAGTTACTGCATCAATGGTGTTTGCGCATTCCACCATGAGCTGGAGAAAGCTATCTGCAG gtgtttaACTGGTTATACTGGAGAAAGGTGTGAGCACTTGACTTTAACTTCATATGCCATGGATTCTTATGAAAAATACATTGCAATTGGGATTGGCGTTGGATTACTATTAAGTAGTTTTCTTGCTATGTTTTACTGCTACATAAGAAAGAG GTGTCTGAAACTGAAATTGCCTTATAACATCTGCTCTGGAGGGAGACCACTGTGA